A single window of Pyxidicoccus xibeiensis DNA harbors:
- a CDS encoding phosphoribosylaminoimidazolesuccinocarboxamide synthase: MNPSALQAQLSLTLKQTDLPSLGQHYRGKVRETYRQGDRLILVTTDRLSAFDHVLTTLPFKGEVLNRLSAFWFERTKHICPNHVVDVPDPNVTVARACQPFAVEVVVRGYLTGSLWRDYQKGTHTAYGLPFPAGLRKDEAFPEPIITPSTKAEYGQHDEPISEKEILARGLASPRDWARITEAAKGLFREGQRLARTRGLILVDTKYEFGKVGDELLVIDEMHTPDSSRYWVADEYEERFARGEDQRMLDKENIRQWLIRERNFSGQGTPPVIPDSVREDLATKYLAAYERITGAPLALEPGDVHARIERNLRAKGYLK, translated from the coding sequence GTGAATCCCTCCGCACTTCAAGCCCAGCTGTCCCTCACGCTCAAGCAGACGGACCTGCCGTCGCTCGGCCAGCACTATCGCGGGAAGGTCCGCGAGACGTACCGGCAGGGCGACAGGCTCATCCTGGTGACGACGGACCGGCTGTCCGCGTTCGACCACGTCTTGACGACCCTGCCCTTCAAGGGCGAGGTGCTCAACCGGCTGTCCGCCTTCTGGTTCGAGCGCACCAAGCACATCTGCCCCAACCACGTGGTGGACGTGCCGGACCCCAACGTCACCGTGGCGCGGGCCTGCCAGCCCTTCGCGGTGGAGGTGGTGGTCCGCGGCTACCTCACGGGCAGCCTGTGGCGCGACTACCAGAAGGGCACGCACACCGCCTACGGGCTGCCCTTCCCCGCCGGCCTGCGCAAGGACGAGGCCTTCCCCGAGCCCATCATCACCCCGTCCACCAAGGCCGAGTACGGCCAGCACGACGAGCCCATCTCGGAGAAGGAAATCCTCGCGCGAGGGCTGGCCAGTCCCCGCGACTGGGCCCGCATCACCGAGGCCGCGAAGGGGCTCTTCCGGGAGGGCCAGCGCCTGGCGCGGACGCGCGGCCTCATCCTGGTGGACACCAAGTACGAGTTCGGGAAGGTGGGCGACGAGCTGCTCGTCATCGACGAGATGCACACGCCCGACTCCAGCCGTTACTGGGTGGCGGACGAGTACGAGGAGCGCTTCGCCAGGGGCGAGGACCAGCGCATGCTGGACAAGGAGAACATCCGCCAGTGGCTCATCCGCGAGCGGAACTTCTCCGGCCAGGGCACCCCGCCCGTCATCCCCGACTCCGTCCGTGAGGACCTGGCCACCAAGTACCTGGCCGCCTACGAGCGGATTACCGGCGCGCCGCTGGCGCTGGAGCCGGGGGACGTGCACGCGCGCATCGAGCGCAACCTGCGGGCGAAGGGCTACCTGAAGTAG
- a CDS encoding OmpA family protein produces the protein MRGISSGLLPFWRPLRGAAIRLATLAVLLVTVAARADHDPFSRGFDAVPVKATAAQHSGIALEGTASGQPVGSFRGALLFDFNWRILALKLGDEKLGDLLPYRLDAHLLFAYQLHERLELAVDLPFTLLQGDNFNLLRDALDAPDFPGAAGVSRTTIGDIRLLPRVHLLDREKFPVGVSLVAEVRLPTGSASSFTGERGVLWAPRLAVEQRFEFLPIPFRVLGNVGVRIRPHAQYLNLLVDDELTLGAGAVAELPNLGRFTDVEGVAEMHLGTPLVRPFNFDQADSLKSPWELLVGARAKVWGNWGLELNVGRGLNLSSGYGREALRVMFALRYDEKFLDSDGDGVPDVRDRCPMEAEDKDGFQDNDGCMDPDNDGDGIVDGEDGCPEEKGTKERKGCPERDSDGDGIMDEFDKCPDKPGPKEYDGCPDTDGDEVPDAEDDCPDVFGPPENNGCPFDSPPYVFVESDRIRIKGNVLFETGSAVIQKRSYPLLDEVATVLRKNPTLGPVLIEGHTDNRGSRALNMGLSDKRARSVLEYLVSRGIDKKRLSSAGFGFDRPISTNDTALGRAKNRRVDFRLVRSEVETEKKETVVPAGQQPPAGATPAPGGAAPDKDKKK, from the coding sequence ATGCGAGGCATCAGCTCCGGGCTCCTACCTTTCTGGCGGCCCCTGCGCGGCGCAGCCATCCGACTCGCGACCCTGGCCGTGCTGCTGGTCACGGTGGCGGCCCGCGCGGACCACGACCCCTTCTCCCGAGGGTTCGACGCCGTTCCGGTGAAGGCCACCGCCGCGCAGCACAGCGGCATCGCGCTGGAGGGCACCGCCAGCGGCCAGCCCGTCGGCAGCTTCCGAGGCGCGCTCCTCTTCGACTTCAACTGGCGCATCCTCGCGCTGAAGCTGGGTGACGAGAAGCTGGGGGATTTGCTGCCCTACCGGCTCGATGCGCACCTGCTCTTCGCGTACCAGCTCCACGAGCGGCTGGAGCTGGCCGTGGACCTGCCCTTCACCCTGCTGCAGGGCGACAACTTCAACCTGCTGCGAGACGCGCTCGACGCCCCGGACTTCCCCGGCGCCGCGGGCGTGAGCCGCACCACGATTGGAGACATCCGCCTGCTGCCGCGCGTCCACCTGCTGGACCGCGAGAAGTTCCCCGTAGGCGTGTCGCTGGTGGCCGAGGTGCGGCTGCCCACCGGCAGCGCGTCCAGCTTCACCGGTGAGCGCGGCGTGCTCTGGGCCCCGCGCCTGGCGGTGGAGCAGCGCTTCGAGTTCCTGCCCATCCCCTTCCGCGTCCTGGGCAACGTGGGCGTGCGCATCCGTCCCCACGCGCAGTACCTCAACCTCCTGGTGGACGACGAGCTGACGCTGGGCGCCGGCGCGGTGGCGGAGCTGCCCAACCTGGGCCGCTTCACCGACGTGGAGGGCGTGGCGGAGATGCACCTGGGCACGCCGCTGGTGCGCCCCTTCAACTTCGACCAGGCCGACTCGCTCAAGTCGCCGTGGGAGCTGCTGGTGGGCGCCCGCGCGAAGGTGTGGGGCAACTGGGGCCTGGAGCTGAACGTGGGCCGCGGTCTCAACCTCTCCAGCGGCTACGGGCGCGAGGCCCTGCGCGTCATGTTCGCGCTGCGCTACGACGAGAAGTTCCTCGACTCGGACGGCGACGGCGTGCCCGACGTGAGGGACCGCTGCCCCATGGAGGCCGAGGACAAGGACGGCTTCCAGGACAACGACGGCTGCATGGACCCGGACAACGACGGGGACGGCATCGTCGACGGCGAGGACGGCTGCCCCGAGGAGAAGGGCACCAAGGAGCGCAAGGGCTGCCCGGAGCGCGACAGCGACGGCGACGGAATCATGGACGAGTTCGACAAGTGCCCGGACAAGCCCGGCCCGAAGGAATACGACGGCTGCCCGGACACCGACGGCGACGAGGTGCCCGACGCCGAGGACGACTGCCCCGACGTGTTCGGCCCGCCGGAGAACAACGGCTGCCCGTTCGACTCGCCGCCCTACGTCTTCGTGGAGTCGGACCGCATCCGCATCAAGGGCAACGTGCTCTTCGAGACGGGCTCCGCCGTCATCCAGAAGCGCTCGTACCCGCTGCTGGATGAGGTCGCCACGGTGCTGCGGAAGAACCCCACGCTGGGCCCCGTCCTCATCGAGGGCCACACGGACAACCGTGGCTCGCGCGCCCTCAACATGGGCCTGTCCGACAAGCGCGCCCGCTCGGTGCTCGAGTACCTGGTGAGCCGCGGCATCGACAAGAAGCGCCTCAGCTCGGCGGGCTTCGGGTTCGACCGGCCCATCTCCACCAACGACACCGCGCTGGGCCGCGCGAAGAACCGCCGCGTCGACTTCCGCCTCGTCCGCTCCGAGGTGGAGACCGAGAAGAAGGAGACCGTCGTCCCGGCCGGGCAGCAGCCTCCCGCCGGAGCCACGCCGGCTCCCGGCGGCGCGGCACCGGACAAGGACAAGAAGAAGTAG
- a CDS encoding vegetative protein codes for MAEAQTQKLTHWPRIAKGSGKKACTVEGCKRPYRAKSYCFFHFKKWRQGDLPHSRYRTCSKPECRVKTLKAGLCEKHFNETYKKEAAA; via the coding sequence ATGGCCGAGGCCCAGACCCAGAAGCTCACCCACTGGCCGCGTATCGCCAAGGGCAGTGGCAAGAAGGCGTGCACCGTGGAGGGCTGCAAGCGCCCCTACCGCGCCAAGAGCTACTGCTTCTTCCACTTCAAGAAGTGGCGCCAGGGTGACCTGCCCCACTCCCGTTACCGCACCTGCTCCAAGCCGGAGTGCCGCGTGAAGACGCTCAAGGCCGGCCTGTGCGAGAAGCACTTCAACGAGACGTACAAGAAGGAGGCGGCGGCCTAA
- a CDS encoding S1C family serine protease, which translates to MGRARVGSVVFLAALVCALVFPAQAAGRGRERLWLEAQNRSLHNQRATLSEVARRAMPAVVSITTKQLTAETAVSGEEPQKGIGSGFIIRSDGYILTSAHVVEGASEVIISVLHPRGGVEEYPARVVGEDPRTDCALLKIDVPRKLPVLKLASASHVRSADWIVVIGNPFGLAHSVTVGVVSYMGRTDVTPNGRDGDFDYIQMDASINPGNSGGPVLDLHGDVVAVANAVNVAGQGIGFAIPIDIAKTVIPHLKAHGRVRRGWLGISVQDFSPEVAEAFNLPRGRGVVVTDVTEGGPGERAGLQTGDVIVGLDARRVQRAHTLRWQVAARGVGRDVKLRVNRLGRPMKVTVKLEEMPAEEAPAPTLAASSPGQTPTRGQSVLEDLLSPVPRSKPRPAAPPLEAEVEADSPGSEDSAPAR; encoded by the coding sequence ATGGGCAGGGCTCGAGTTGGGAGCGTCGTATTTCTCGCCGCACTGGTGTGCGCGCTGGTGTTTCCAGCGCAGGCCGCCGGTCGCGGCCGTGAGCGGCTGTGGCTGGAAGCCCAGAATCGCTCACTGCACAACCAACGCGCCACGCTGAGCGAGGTGGCGCGGCGAGCGATGCCCGCGGTGGTGTCCATCACCACGAAGCAGCTCACCGCGGAGACGGCGGTGTCCGGCGAGGAGCCGCAGAAGGGCATCGGCTCGGGCTTCATCATCCGCTCGGACGGCTACATCCTCACCAGCGCGCACGTGGTGGAGGGTGCCTCGGAGGTCATCATCTCCGTGCTGCACCCGCGCGGCGGCGTGGAGGAGTACCCCGCCCGCGTGGTGGGCGAGGACCCGCGCACCGACTGCGCCCTGCTTAAAATCGACGTCCCGCGCAAGCTGCCGGTGCTGAAGCTGGCGTCCGCGTCGCACGTGCGCTCGGCGGACTGGATTGTCGTCATCGGCAATCCGTTCGGCCTGGCCCACTCGGTGACGGTGGGCGTGGTGAGCTACATGGGCCGCACCGACGTGACGCCCAACGGCCGCGACGGTGACTTCGACTACATCCAGATGGACGCGTCCATCAACCCGGGCAACTCGGGTGGCCCGGTGCTGGACCTGCACGGCGACGTGGTGGCCGTGGCCAACGCCGTCAACGTGGCGGGCCAGGGCATCGGCTTCGCCATCCCCATCGACATCGCGAAGACGGTGATTCCGCACCTGAAGGCCCACGGCCGCGTGCGCCGCGGGTGGCTGGGCATCAGCGTGCAGGACTTCTCGCCCGAGGTGGCGGAGGCCTTCAACCTGCCGCGAGGCCGGGGCGTGGTGGTGACGGACGTGACGGAGGGTGGACCGGGCGAGCGGGCCGGCCTTCAGACCGGCGACGTCATCGTCGGCCTGGATGCCCGGCGCGTGCAGCGGGCCCATACGCTGCGCTGGCAGGTGGCCGCGCGGGGCGTGGGGCGCGACGTGAAGCTGCGCGTGAACCGGCTGGGCCGGCCGATGAAGGTGACGGTGAAGCTGGAGGAGATGCCGGCCGAGGAGGCGCCCGCCCCCACGCTGGCCGCCAGCAGTCCGGGCCAGACGCCCACCCGGGGGCAGTCCGTGCTGGAGGACCTGCTGTCGCCGGTCCCCCGCTCGAAGCCCCGCCCGGCAGCCCCGCCCCTTGAGGCGGAAGTCGAGGCCGACAGCCCGGGTTCAGAGGACAGCGCACCCGCGCGCTGA
- a CDS encoding RNA methyltransferase — MRPGEYLTVVLHQTRSPDNLGAAARVMANFGFSRLILSDPVMQSTQGAERLAVHSESVLEKVVVAKDLREALTDCVYAVGTTSRTQLKGRTALTPEDAVRRLAEESVRGRVALVFGGEQRGMSDEDLARCTDVLVIPTSDVQPSMNLAQSTAVLLYLCHRQGLMETQAPAAQAPEPGARQGTLNALAARMKEVMLKADFLNPQAPEHVLNELELTLMRARLTQREAELWLTAFKHLGRAVARGDSP, encoded by the coding sequence ATGCGTCCAGGGGAGTATCTCACCGTTGTCCTGCACCAGACGCGCTCGCCGGACAACCTCGGGGCCGCGGCGCGGGTCATGGCCAACTTCGGGTTTTCACGGCTGATTCTGTCGGACCCCGTCATGCAGTCCACCCAGGGCGCCGAGCGCCTGGCGGTGCACAGCGAGAGCGTCCTCGAGAAGGTGGTGGTGGCGAAGGACCTGCGCGAGGCCCTCACGGACTGCGTGTATGCCGTCGGCACCACGTCTCGCACCCAGCTCAAGGGGCGCACGGCGCTCACGCCGGAGGACGCGGTGCGGCGGCTGGCCGAGGAGAGCGTGCGCGGGCGGGTGGCGCTGGTGTTCGGGGGTGAGCAGCGGGGCATGTCCGACGAGGACCTGGCGCGCTGCACGGACGTGCTCGTCATCCCCACCTCGGACGTGCAGCCGTCCATGAACCTGGCCCAGTCCACGGCGGTGCTGCTCTACCTCTGCCACCGGCAGGGGCTGATGGAGACGCAGGCGCCCGCCGCGCAGGCACCGGAGCCCGGCGCGCGGCAGGGCACCCTCAACGCGCTGGCGGCGCGGATGAAGGAGGTCATGCTCAAGGCGGACTTCCTGAACCCCCAGGCGCCGGAGCACGTGCTGAACGAGCTGGAGCTGACGTTGATGCGGGCGCGGCTCACCCAGCGCGAGGCGGAGCTGTGGCTCACGGCCTTCAAGCACCTGGGGCGCGCGGTGGCGCGGGGCGACTCCCCCTGA
- a CDS encoding TlpA family protein disulfide reductase: protein MKAVLGLVAGLGLAGVVYLGVTEAQRSRLVPDGMAAPAMEMERLGGGTLKLEELRGQVVMLDFWATWCPPCREEMPALVKLAKEYEPQGLVFVAASRDDGPRAPRLVEAFVKRNLPDLRPYVVYASDEVARAFQVTALPTLYFLDREGKVMDAQRGALSEDALRRRIERALKQQ, encoded by the coding sequence ATGAAGGCGGTGCTGGGGTTGGTGGCGGGCCTGGGGCTGGCGGGCGTGGTGTACCTCGGGGTGACGGAGGCGCAGCGCTCGCGGCTGGTCCCGGACGGCATGGCCGCTCCAGCCATGGAGATGGAGCGCCTGGGCGGTGGGACGCTGAAGCTGGAGGAGCTCCGCGGCCAGGTGGTGATGCTGGACTTCTGGGCCACGTGGTGCCCGCCGTGCCGTGAGGAGATGCCCGCGCTGGTGAAGCTGGCCAAGGAGTACGAGCCCCAGGGGCTGGTCTTCGTGGCGGCCAGCCGCGACGACGGCCCGAGAGCGCCCCGGCTGGTGGAGGCGTTCGTGAAGCGGAACCTCCCGGACCTGCGGCCCTACGTCGTCTACGCGAGCGACGAGGTGGCACGGGCCTTCCAGGTGACGGCCCTGCCGACGCTCTACTTCCTGGACCGCGAGGGCAAGGTGATGGACGCCCAGCGCGGCGCCCTGTCCGAGGATGCCCTGCGCCGCCGCATCGAGCGTGCGCTGAAGCAGCAGTGA
- a CDS encoding M16 family metallopeptidase, whose translation MKTRALVSLAALLGLAGCASTPKPPVDPNAPPPAVPASSALEQAPPPAQPPPPARPEAVPAVPLKRPKPMELVVLARPDTPIVSFRLVFHTGSVDDPKGKEGLTDLTATLMAQGGTQKLTSAQLLEALYPMAAELGSYTDKEFTAFSGRVHKDFLPRFLELFTDVLLNPRLDAAELERLRANAISDVENGLRSANDEALGKVALDALLYQGHPYAHYVGGTVQGLKAITLDDVKAHARRVFTQDRLVIGLAGPVDDALKGAVTSRLAALPAQGAPRVELPPVPTTAGRAVIVQKSTLSTAISMGYVTPVRRGDPDFFPLALAFSHLGEHRQFLGVLFNELREQRGLNYGNYAYAEHFIEDPGSTYNRTNIARTQQDHTVWIRPVVPTNGAFATRGAVYFLDRLVKEGIPQERFELMRGYLQGYTRLWEQTDQRRLGYAIDGMFHGTPSFLEQYRQALTKMTPQSLHEALRRHVHPDALNFAFVTQDAEGLAQALRSGQPTPISYASPKTPELLKQDEAISSFKLPVRADAIQVVPVQTVMEK comes from the coding sequence ATGAAGACCCGTGCTCTCGTGTCCCTCGCCGCCCTGCTCGGGCTCGCCGGCTGCGCCTCCACCCCGAAGCCGCCCGTGGACCCGAACGCGCCGCCTCCCGCGGTGCCCGCGTCCTCCGCGCTGGAGCAGGCGCCGCCGCCCGCGCAGCCGCCACCGCCCGCGCGCCCGGAGGCCGTGCCCGCCGTGCCGCTGAAGCGCCCCAAGCCCATGGAGCTGGTCGTCCTGGCCCGCCCGGACACGCCCATCGTCAGCTTCCGGCTCGTGTTCCACACGGGCTCGGTGGACGACCCGAAGGGCAAGGAGGGCCTCACCGACCTCACCGCCACGCTGATGGCCCAGGGCGGAACGCAGAAGCTCACCTCCGCGCAGCTGCTGGAGGCGCTCTACCCCATGGCCGCGGAGCTGGGCTCCTACACGGACAAGGAGTTCACGGCCTTCTCCGGCCGCGTCCACAAGGACTTCCTGCCGCGCTTCCTGGAGCTCTTCACCGACGTGCTCCTCAACCCGCGCCTGGACGCGGCCGAGCTTGAGCGCCTGCGCGCCAACGCCATCTCCGACGTGGAGAACGGCCTGCGCAGCGCCAATGACGAGGCGCTCGGCAAGGTGGCGCTCGACGCGCTCCTCTACCAGGGCCACCCGTACGCGCACTACGTCGGCGGCACCGTGCAGGGGCTGAAGGCGATTACGCTCGACGACGTGAAGGCCCACGCCCGCCGCGTCTTCACGCAGGACCGGCTGGTCATCGGCCTGGCCGGCCCGGTGGACGACGCGCTGAAGGGGGCCGTCACCTCGCGCCTGGCCGCGCTGCCCGCGCAGGGCGCTCCGCGCGTGGAGCTGCCCCCCGTGCCCACCACGGCGGGCCGCGCCGTCATCGTCCAGAAGTCCACGCTCTCCACCGCCATCAGCATGGGCTACGTCACCCCGGTGCGGCGCGGGGACCCGGACTTCTTCCCGCTGGCGCTCGCCTTCTCGCACCTGGGCGAGCACCGCCAGTTCCTCGGCGTGCTCTTCAACGAACTGCGCGAGCAGCGCGGCCTCAACTACGGCAACTACGCGTACGCGGAGCACTTCATCGAGGACCCGGGCTCCACGTACAACCGCACCAACATCGCCCGCACGCAGCAGGACCACACCGTGTGGATTCGCCCCGTCGTCCCCACCAACGGCGCCTTCGCCACCCGGGGCGCGGTGTACTTCCTGGACCGGCTGGTGAAGGAGGGCATCCCCCAGGAGCGCTTCGAGCTGATGCGCGGCTACCTCCAGGGCTACACCCGCCTCTGGGAGCAGACCGACCAGCGCCGCCTGGGTTACGCCATCGACGGCATGTTCCACGGCACGCCGAGCTTCCTGGAGCAGTACCGCCAGGCGCTCACGAAGATGACGCCCCAGTCCCTCCACGAGGCCCTGCGCCGCCACGTGCACCCGGACGCGCTCAACTTCGCCTTCGTCACCCAGGACGCGGAGGGGCTCGCCCAGGCGCTGCGCTCCGGCCAGCCCACGCCCATCAGCTACGCGTCACCCAAGACGCCGGAGCTGCTGAAGCAGGACGAGGCCATCTCCTCCTTCAAGCTGCCCGTGCGCGCGGACGCCATCCAAGTCGTTCCCGTGCAGACGGTGATGGAGAAATAG
- a CDS encoding ABC transporter substrate-binding protein: MRRLALALLVAVLPSTAGAQGPARPRVVAVKSANLAPYASVIAGFAAEARAEVQEVMLDESAGAAARAFKKLAVQKPALVLALGPLAANAARRSLGEDVPVLFAMVPYYEKYGLEGPNVTGISLTSDLGPEVEALLAVAPRAKRVGILHDPRFSASTLARAQAAASPRGLTIVPLEVDSLARVDKVLEGAAGRIDALLMVADKTVGNAAVVQSLIAFAAARKLPLVALTPSQVKEGATLALSPGPTAIGQQAGRLANRIIHEKVDPGALAVAQPEGMDLSLNLTATRKLGPSSDAVLELLRLAARRDFAVKVYE, translated from the coding sequence ATGAGGCGGCTGGCCCTCGCGCTCCTCGTCGCGGTGCTCCCGTCGACCGCGGGAGCGCAGGGGCCTGCCCGTCCACGCGTGGTGGCGGTGAAGTCCGCCAACCTCGCCCCCTACGCTTCCGTCATCGCCGGCTTCGCCGCGGAGGCCCGCGCCGAGGTGCAGGAGGTCATGCTGGACGAGAGCGCCGGCGCGGCCGCCCGCGCCTTCAAGAAGCTCGCGGTGCAGAAGCCCGCCCTGGTACTGGCGCTGGGGCCGCTGGCGGCCAACGCCGCGCGCCGCTCGCTGGGCGAGGACGTGCCCGTCCTCTTCGCCATGGTGCCCTACTACGAGAAGTACGGGCTGGAGGGCCCCAACGTCACCGGCATCTCCCTCACCAGCGACCTGGGCCCGGAAGTCGAGGCGCTGCTGGCGGTGGCGCCCCGGGCGAAACGCGTGGGCATCCTCCATGACCCGCGCTTCTCCGCGAGCACGCTGGCGCGCGCGCAGGCGGCGGCCTCGCCCCGGGGGCTGACCATCGTCCCGCTGGAGGTGGACTCACTGGCCCGGGTGGACAAGGTGCTGGAGGGCGCGGCGGGCCGCATTGACGCGCTGCTGATGGTGGCGGACAAGACGGTGGGCAACGCCGCCGTCGTCCAGTCGCTCATCGCCTTCGCGGCGGCGCGGAAGCTCCCGCTCGTCGCGCTCACGCCCAGCCAGGTGAAGGAGGGCGCCACGCTGGCGCTGTCGCCTGGCCCCACGGCCATCGGCCAGCAGGCGGGGCGGCTCGCCAACCGCATCATCCACGAGAAGGTCGACCCGGGTGCGCTGGCGGTGGCGCAGCCGGAGGGCATGGACTTGTCCCTCAACCTCACCGCCACCAGGAAGTTGGGTCCGTCCTCCGATGCCGTGCTGGAGCTGCTCCGGCTGGCGGCGCGGCGGGACTTTGCCGTGAAGGTCTACGAGTGA
- the purB gene encoding adenylosuccinate lyase, which produces MIPRYSRQEMSSLWSDEARYRRWRDVELAALEGMVEAGLAPREALQDCRQRAGDFTAQDAAKIEEIERTTKHDVIAFLTFMEERVGPSARWLHLGMTSSDVLDTSLALTLRDALDLILKDLERVMAAVEKRAFEHKHTLQMGRSHGIHAEPITFGHKLAIWFDELRRGRERLLHARESIAVGKISGAVGTFAHLPPAVEEHVCRTLGLKPAPASSQVVQRDRHAEFFTALALLGSSIEKFAVEIRHLQRTEVREAEEPFTAGQKGSSAMPHKRNPILSENLTGLARLLRGYAVSAMEDVALWHERDISHSSVERVIGPDATILMDFMLIRFARLMEDLRVYPEQMKKNLELLGGVVNSQRLLLELARKGMDRQAAYVIVQRNAMKLYEEGVDFKKALLADADLAKMMTPEEISDCFSPGYHTRHMDDVFQRVFGRKQ; this is translated from the coding sequence GTGATTCCTCGATACAGCCGACAGGAGATGTCCTCCCTCTGGTCCGACGAGGCCCGCTACCGCCGCTGGCGCGACGTGGAGCTCGCCGCGCTGGAGGGAATGGTGGAAGCGGGGCTCGCCCCGCGCGAGGCGCTGCAGGACTGCCGCCAGCGCGCCGGGGACTTCACGGCCCAGGACGCCGCGAAGATTGAAGAAATCGAGCGCACCACCAAGCACGACGTCATCGCCTTCCTCACGTTCATGGAGGAGCGGGTGGGGCCCAGCGCGCGCTGGCTGCACCTGGGCATGACGTCCTCGGACGTGCTGGACACGTCCCTGGCGCTCACCCTGCGCGATGCGCTCGACCTCATCCTGAAGGACCTGGAGCGGGTGATGGCGGCGGTGGAGAAGCGCGCCTTCGAGCACAAGCACACGCTGCAGATGGGCCGCAGCCACGGCATCCACGCCGAGCCGATTACGTTCGGCCACAAGCTGGCCATCTGGTTCGACGAGCTGCGCCGCGGCCGCGAGCGCCTGCTGCACGCGCGCGAGAGCATCGCCGTGGGCAAGATTTCCGGCGCGGTGGGCACCTTCGCGCACCTGCCTCCGGCGGTGGAGGAGCACGTGTGCCGCACGCTGGGGCTGAAGCCGGCGCCGGCCTCCAGCCAGGTGGTGCAGCGCGACAGGCACGCGGAGTTCTTCACCGCGCTGGCGCTGCTGGGCTCGAGCATCGAGAAGTTCGCGGTGGAGATTCGCCACCTCCAGCGCACCGAGGTGCGCGAGGCGGAGGAGCCCTTCACCGCAGGGCAGAAGGGCTCCAGCGCGATGCCGCACAAGCGCAACCCGATTCTGTCGGAGAACCTCACCGGCCTGGCGCGGCTGCTGCGCGGCTACGCGGTGAGCGCCATGGAGGACGTGGCGCTGTGGCACGAGCGGGACATCTCGCACTCCTCCGTGGAGCGCGTCATCGGCCCGGACGCCACCATCCTCATGGACTTCATGCTCATCCGCTTCGCGCGGCTGATGGAGGACCTGCGCGTCTACCCGGAGCAGATGAAGAAGAACCTGGAGCTGCTCGGCGGCGTGGTGAACTCGCAGCGGCTCTTGCTGGAGCTGGCGCGCAAGGGCATGGACCGGCAGGCCGCGTACGTCATCGTCCAGCGCAACGCGATGAAGCTTTACGAGGAGGGCGTGGACTTCAAGAAGGCCCTGCTCGCGGACGCGGACCTGGCGAAGATGATGACGCCCGAGGAGATTTCCGACTGCTTCTCCCCCGGCTACCACACGCGCCACATGGACGACGTCTTCCAGCGCGTGTTCGGCCGGAAGCAGTAG
- a CDS encoding CFI-box-CTERM domain-containing protein: protein MSAGLQPEELFQSARERAAQLDVGRGAAAVERVRAAASALFARIPEPPVYRRAEDPSRKAAQDLLPELERVLAEALAAGRDPAALPALEKLVSALLAHGEALCHTADGRLEAAETAWRRAQELERAAHPTRHLVTAPPRPPPVFDKGSGGSRYDPRPAPQATVKLVCPNTGCKRVNDFAFLTSHPYNRFVCPVCHTPFLGYFGELRGLEVEVRRSSKRYFFTVDEVGPASTTRIEFEEASGQEFPAARRDLLAFLYTEARELKAVVNLTNQKLMWVSPASSCFVATVAFGEGAPELVAFRAYRDDVLRKSAPGRVFIRGYYRWGPGVAAWVSRKPAVRTGVRWALRRVHHRLTRSGFE, encoded by the coding sequence ATGTCCGCGGGCTTGCAACCCGAAGAGCTCTTCCAATCAGCCCGTGAGCGGGCAGCGCAGCTGGATGTGGGACGTGGGGCCGCGGCGGTGGAGCGCGTGCGCGCGGCGGCGTCCGCGCTGTTCGCCCGCATCCCCGAGCCGCCGGTGTACCGCCGCGCGGAGGACCCCTCGCGCAAGGCGGCGCAGGACCTGCTCCCGGAGCTGGAGCGCGTCCTGGCCGAGGCGCTGGCGGCCGGCAGGGACCCCGCGGCGTTGCCCGCGCTGGAGAAGCTGGTGTCGGCCCTGCTGGCCCACGGCGAAGCGCTGTGCCACACGGCGGACGGCCGGCTGGAGGCGGCGGAGACGGCATGGCGGCGCGCGCAGGAGCTGGAGCGCGCGGCCCACCCCACGCGGCACCTGGTGACGGCGCCTCCGCGCCCGCCGCCGGTGTTCGACAAGGGCTCGGGCGGCTCGCGCTATGACCCGCGCCCCGCGCCGCAGGCGACGGTGAAGCTGGTGTGTCCCAACACCGGCTGCAAGCGGGTGAACGACTTCGCCTTCCTCACGAGCCACCCCTACAACCGCTTCGTCTGCCCGGTGTGCCACACGCCCTTCCTGGGTTACTTCGGCGAGCTGCGCGGGCTGGAGGTGGAGGTCCGCCGCAGCTCCAAGCGCTACTTCTTCACGGTGGACGAGGTGGGCCCCGCGAGCACCACGCGCATCGAGTTCGAGGAGGCGAGCGGCCAGGAGTTCCCCGCCGCGCGCCGCGACTTGCTGGCCTTCCTCTACACGGAGGCGCGCGAGCTGAAGGCGGTGGTGAACCTCACCAACCAGAAGCTCATGTGGGTGAGCCCGGCGTCCTCGTGCTTCGTGGCCACGGTGGCCTTCGGCGAGGGCGCGCCGGAGCTGGTCGCCTTCCGCGCGTACCGGGACGACGTGCTGCGGAAGAGCGCGCCCGGCCGGGTGTTCATCCGTGGCTACTATCGCTGGGGCCCCGGGGTGGCGGCGTGGGTGTCGCGCAAGCCGGCGGTTCGCACCGGGGTGCGGTGGGCGCTGCGGCGGGTGCACCACCGCCTGACGAGGAGTGGATTCGAGTGA